The following proteins are co-located in the Macadamia integrifolia cultivar HAES 741 chromosome 3, SCU_Mint_v3, whole genome shotgun sequence genome:
- the LOC122072582 gene encoding amino acid permease 3-like isoform X1 translates to MTMGENVATKNHHQLHHQASGLSIDMIPQGGSKCFDDDGRLKRTGTVWTASAHIITAVIGSGVLSLAWAIAQLGWIAGPAVMFLFSFVIYYTSSLLADCYRSGDQDSGKRNYTYMDAVRSNLGGVKVKICGLIQYLNLFGVAIGYTIAASISMTAIKRSNCFHEEGDNSSCHISSNPYMIIFGVTEILFSQIPDFDQIWWLSIVAAVMSFTYSTIGLGLGIAQVAVHKKFKGSLTGISIGAVTETQKIWRSFQALGDIAFAYSYSIILIEIQDTVKSPPSEAKTMKKATLLSVAVTTLFYMLCGCMGYAAFGDFAPGNLLTGFGFYNPFWLLDIANAAIVIHLVGAYQVYCQPLFAFIEKWVANRWPESKFITKDIKVPIPGYRPYNLNLFRLIWRTLFVILTTIISMLLPFFNDVVGILGAFGFWPLTVYFPIEMYVSHKKIPKWSSQWICLQILSFACLVVSIAAAAGSIAGVVTDLKVYKPFKTTY, encoded by the exons ATGACG ATGGGGGAGAACGTTGCCACCAAGAACCATCACCAGCTACACCACCAAGCTTCTGGTCTCTCCATAGACATGATTCCTCAAGGTGGTTCGAAATGTTTTGATGACGATGGTCGTCTCAAGCGAACAGGAACTGTATGGACTGCAAGTGCCCATATCATAACAGCTGTGATAGGCTCTGGTGTTCTATCTTTGGCATGGGCTATAGCTCAGTTGGGGTGGATTGCTGGTCCTGCTGTGATGTTCCTCTTCTCCTTTGTGATTTACTATACTTCGTCCCTCCTCGCCGATTGTTACAGGTCGGGTGATCAAGATTCGGGCAAACGAAACTACACTTATATGGATGCTGTTCGATCCAACCTCG GTGGAGTTAAGGTCAAGATTTGTGGTTTAATTCAGTACCTGAACCTTTTTGGTGTCGCTATCGGATACACTATAGCAGCATCTATAAGCATGAC GGCTATTAAGAGGTCTAATTGCTTCCATGAGGAAGGAGATAATAGCTCATGTCACATATCAAGCAACCCATACATGATCATATTTGGAGTTACTGAGATTCTCTTCTCCCAGATCCCAGACTTTGATCAGATATGGTGGCTCTCCATTGTTGCAGCTGTTATGTCCTTCACTTACTCTACAATTGGTCTTGGACTTGGAATTGCTCAAGTTGCAG TGCATAAGAAATTCAAGGGAAGTCTCACCGGAATAAGCATCGGCGCAGTCACTGAGACTCAGAAGATATGGAGAAGTTTCCAAGCTCTGGGAGACATCGCCTTCGCTTACTCTTACTCTATCATCCTCATTGAAATCCAAGACACAGTCAAATCTCCACCATCGGAAGCAAAGACAATGAAGAAAGCAACCCTTTTGAGCGTTGCAGTGACGACTTTGTTCTACATGCTCTGTGGCTGCATGGGTTACGCAGCATTCGGTGACTTCGCACCTGGAAACCTCCTCACAGGTTTCGGATTCTACAACCCATTTTGGCTTCTGGACATCGCTAATGCCGCCATTGTAATCCACTTGGTTGGAGCTTACCAAGTTTATTGCCAACCCCTGTTCGCATTCATCGAGAAATGGGTAGCAAACAGGTGGCCCGAGAGCAAATTCATCACAAAAGATATCAAAGTACCAATTCCAGGCTACAGACCTTACAATCTAAACCTCTTCAGACTGATATGGAGGACTCTGTTCGTCATCTTAACCACAATCATTTCTAtgcttcttcccttcttcaatGACGTAGTTGGGATCCTTGGAGCTTTTGGGTTTTGGCCACTCACAGTATACTTCCCAATTGAGATGTATGTGTCTCACAAGAAGATACCCAAATGGAGTTCTCAATGGATTTGTCTGCAAATCCTTAGCTTTGCTTGTCTCGTCGTCTccattgctgctgctgctggttcAATTGCAGGGGTTGTGACGGATCTCAAGGTGTACAAGCCATTCAAGACCACTTATTAA
- the LOC122072582 gene encoding amino acid permease 3-like isoform X2: MGENVATKNHHQLHHQASGLSIDMIPQGGSKCFDDDGRLKRTGTVWTASAHIITAVIGSGVLSLAWAIAQLGWIAGPAVMFLFSFVIYYTSSLLADCYRSGDQDSGKRNYTYMDAVRSNLGGVKVKICGLIQYLNLFGVAIGYTIAASISMTAIKRSNCFHEEGDNSSCHISSNPYMIIFGVTEILFSQIPDFDQIWWLSIVAAVMSFTYSTIGLGLGIAQVAVHKKFKGSLTGISIGAVTETQKIWRSFQALGDIAFAYSYSIILIEIQDTVKSPPSEAKTMKKATLLSVAVTTLFYMLCGCMGYAAFGDFAPGNLLTGFGFYNPFWLLDIANAAIVIHLVGAYQVYCQPLFAFIEKWVANRWPESKFITKDIKVPIPGYRPYNLNLFRLIWRTLFVILTTIISMLLPFFNDVVGILGAFGFWPLTVYFPIEMYVSHKKIPKWSSQWICLQILSFACLVVSIAAAAGSIAGVVTDLKVYKPFKTTY; encoded by the exons ATGGGGGAGAACGTTGCCACCAAGAACCATCACCAGCTACACCACCAAGCTTCTGGTCTCTCCATAGACATGATTCCTCAAGGTGGTTCGAAATGTTTTGATGACGATGGTCGTCTCAAGCGAACAGGAACTGTATGGACTGCAAGTGCCCATATCATAACAGCTGTGATAGGCTCTGGTGTTCTATCTTTGGCATGGGCTATAGCTCAGTTGGGGTGGATTGCTGGTCCTGCTGTGATGTTCCTCTTCTCCTTTGTGATTTACTATACTTCGTCCCTCCTCGCCGATTGTTACAGGTCGGGTGATCAAGATTCGGGCAAACGAAACTACACTTATATGGATGCTGTTCGATCCAACCTCG GTGGAGTTAAGGTCAAGATTTGTGGTTTAATTCAGTACCTGAACCTTTTTGGTGTCGCTATCGGATACACTATAGCAGCATCTATAAGCATGAC GGCTATTAAGAGGTCTAATTGCTTCCATGAGGAAGGAGATAATAGCTCATGTCACATATCAAGCAACCCATACATGATCATATTTGGAGTTACTGAGATTCTCTTCTCCCAGATCCCAGACTTTGATCAGATATGGTGGCTCTCCATTGTTGCAGCTGTTATGTCCTTCACTTACTCTACAATTGGTCTTGGACTTGGAATTGCTCAAGTTGCAG TGCATAAGAAATTCAAGGGAAGTCTCACCGGAATAAGCATCGGCGCAGTCACTGAGACTCAGAAGATATGGAGAAGTTTCCAAGCTCTGGGAGACATCGCCTTCGCTTACTCTTACTCTATCATCCTCATTGAAATCCAAGACACAGTCAAATCTCCACCATCGGAAGCAAAGACAATGAAGAAAGCAACCCTTTTGAGCGTTGCAGTGACGACTTTGTTCTACATGCTCTGTGGCTGCATGGGTTACGCAGCATTCGGTGACTTCGCACCTGGAAACCTCCTCACAGGTTTCGGATTCTACAACCCATTTTGGCTTCTGGACATCGCTAATGCCGCCATTGTAATCCACTTGGTTGGAGCTTACCAAGTTTATTGCCAACCCCTGTTCGCATTCATCGAGAAATGGGTAGCAAACAGGTGGCCCGAGAGCAAATTCATCACAAAAGATATCAAAGTACCAATTCCAGGCTACAGACCTTACAATCTAAACCTCTTCAGACTGATATGGAGGACTCTGTTCGTCATCTTAACCACAATCATTTCTAtgcttcttcccttcttcaatGACGTAGTTGGGATCCTTGGAGCTTTTGGGTTTTGGCCACTCACAGTATACTTCCCAATTGAGATGTATGTGTCTCACAAGAAGATACCCAAATGGAGTTCTCAATGGATTTGTCTGCAAATCCTTAGCTTTGCTTGTCTCGTCGTCTccattgctgctgctgctggttcAATTGCAGGGGTTGTGACGGATCTCAAGGTGTACAAGCCATTCAAGACCACTTATTAA